DNA from Nitriliruptor alkaliphilus DSM 45188:
CCCCGACGAGGTCCGCATCGAGGTGTCCGAGGACGACCGCGAGGTCGTGCTCGAGCTCCACGTCCACGAGGAGGACCTCGGCAAGGTCATCGGCAAGCGTGGCCGGACCGCCAAGGCCATGCGCACCCTCGTCAAGGCCGCCGGCGCCCTCGACGACGAGAACGTCACCGTGGAGATCGTGGATTAGGTCGTCTCAGCATCGGCGCCTGGGCGCCTCGCTGAGTCTCCCGACAACCCCCCATCGCCCGCCCTCGGAGAAGCTGAGGGGCGGGCTCGTTCCCCCCTCTGCTCGGGGGGAACAGGATCCGTGGAGGACCTTGCTGTGAGCGAGGGACTGGTCGCGATCGGGCGGGTGATCAAGCCGCACGGGATCCGTGGTGAGGTGTCGGTCCTCGTGCTCTCCGAGGTCGAGGGACGCTTCGAACCCGGCGACACCGTGCAGCTCGGCGGCGTCGCCACCACGATCGCCAGCAGCCGTCCCCACCAGGGGCGGCTGCTCGTGCGTTTCGAGGGCATCGCGGACCGCACCGCCGCCGAACCCCTCCGCGGTCGACTCATCGAAGCGCCCCCGGCCGACCTCGACGACACCGAGAACTACTACGTCCACGAGCTGATCGGCATGGCGGTCGTCACCGCGGACGGCGACCACCTCGGAGAGGTCTCCGACCACGTCGAGCTACCCGCCGCGGCCGGCTACGACCTGCTCGAGGTCACCCGCGACGACGGCACCACCTGGTTGCTGCCCGCCGTCGACGAGTACGTCGAGGTCGGCGAGCTCCCCGACGGCACCGAGCTGCTCGTGGTCGTCGACCCCCCCGAGGGCCTCGTCTCCGGCGAGGCGGCGGTGGTCCGATCCGAGGGCGAGGTCGCCCCCGGCGGCCCCGAGGCGGGGGCGACCTAGGTGCGCCTCGACATCCTGACCATCTTCCCCGGGTGGTTCGAAGGCCCGCTGAGCACCTCGCTGCTCGGCAAGGCCGGTGTGGCGGGCACCCTCGACACGCGGGTGCACGACCTGCGTGCGTGGGCGACCGATCGCCACCGGACCGTCGACGATGCCCCGTACGGGGGCGGCGCCGGCATGGTCATGCGGGCTGACGTCTGGGTCAACGCCGCCGAGGCGGTCTGGAACGACCTGCCCCCCGAGGCCACCGCGGGCCGCGACCAGCCCCCCGAGGGCGCCCGGTTCGTCGCCGGCGGCCAGCGGCCGAGGACGCTGCTGCTCACCCCGCGCGGGACCCCGCTCACGCAGGGCTTCGCGGCCGAACTCGCCGCCGAGGACCGGCTGGTGCTCTGCTGCGGTCGCTACGAGGGCATCGACGAACGGGCCCACGAACTGGTCGCCACCGACGAGGTCTCCATCGGGGACTACGTCCTGTTCGGCGGCGAGGTGGCCGCCGCCGTCGTCATCGAGGCCGTCACCCGACACCTGCCCGGCGTCATGGGCAACGCCGCCTCCCCCGCCGATGAATCGTTCACCTCGGGCCTCCTCGAGTACCCGCAGTTCACCCGCCCGGCGCAGGTGCGGGGACGCGGCATCCCGCCGGTGCTGACCTCGGGCGACCACGGCGCGGTCGACCGTTGGCGTCACGAGCAGGCGGTCGAGCTGACCCGTGCCCGCCGGCCCGATCTGCTGGCCTGAGAGCGCGGCGTGCGGCCGGTCCGGACCCCTGGGTTGTCGCTTCGGTAGGGGGGCCGTATCCTTCCGCCCGCAGCGTTCCGCGCGTCTCCTCCCGCGCCCGCGCTCCGCGCGGCGCACCTCGCCTCGGCAGGCTCCGGCCTCCCGCGCCAGCCGGATCGTGCGTCCGAGGCCGCGCAGCGCTGCACCCCACCCCCGAGCACGGGAAGCTGAAGACGTATGAACAAGGTCGATCTCGTCGAGAAGGCGCAGCTGCGCGACGACGTGCCGGACTTCTGGCCCGGCGACACCGTCAAGGTGCACGTCCGCGTCGTCGAGGGCACGCGCTCGCGCATCCAGGTGTTCGAGGGCGTCGTCATCGCCCGCAAGGGCTCGGGAGCCCGCGAGACCTTCACGGTCCGCAAGATCTCCTTCGGGGTCGGGGTCGAGCGCACCTTCCCGGTGCACAGCCCCGTGCTCGAGCAGATCGAGCTCACCCGGCGCGGCAAGGTGCGTCGTGCGAAGCTCTACTACCTGCGTGATCGGGTCGGCAAGAAGGCCCGCATCAAGGAGAAGCGCGAGGCCCGTTGACCGGGCAGGAGCCAGCAGGCGTGCCCGAACCCGACGACGCCCCGCTCTACACCTCCGGGGTCGACCCGTCGAGGTCCGTCGAGGGGTCCACTGACGGCAGCCCTCCCGCCGCTGACCGCCCTCGTCGGCGACGCCGTGACGCGCACGAGGTCGACCGCAAGGACGGTTCGTTCCTGCGCGAGCTGCCGGTCCTGCTGCTGGTCGCGTTCGTCCTCGCGTTCCTGCTGCGCACCTTCGTCCTGCAGGTGTTCTTCATCCCGTCCGCGTCGATGGAACCGACCCTGATGGTCGACGACCGCATGGTCGTCGAGAAGGTCACCTACCGGTTCCGCGAGCCAGAGCGCGGCGAGATCGTCGTCTTCGAGGGCGACAACACCGCGCCACCGGACGGCAACGGTGCGGTCGGCGACATCGTGCG
Protein-coding regions in this window:
- a CDS encoding KH domain-containing protein gives rise to the protein MRSEDVLEFVAKQLVDHPDEVRIEVSEDDREVVLELHVHEEDLGKVIGKRGRTAKAMRTLVKAAGALDDENVTVEIVD
- the rimM gene encoding ribosome maturation factor RimM (Essential for efficient processing of 16S rRNA), with the protein product MSEGLVAIGRVIKPHGIRGEVSVLVLSEVEGRFEPGDTVQLGGVATTIASSRPHQGRLLVRFEGIADRTAAEPLRGRLIEAPPADLDDTENYYVHELIGMAVVTADGDHLGEVSDHVELPAAAGYDLLEVTRDDGTTWLLPAVDEYVEVGELPDGTELLVVVDPPEGLVSGEAAVVRSEGEVAPGGPEAGAT
- the trmD gene encoding tRNA (guanosine(37)-N1)-methyltransferase TrmD translates to MRLDILTIFPGWFEGPLSTSLLGKAGVAGTLDTRVHDLRAWATDRHRTVDDAPYGGGAGMVMRADVWVNAAEAVWNDLPPEATAGRDQPPEGARFVAGGQRPRTLLLTPRGTPLTQGFAAELAAEDRLVLCCGRYEGIDERAHELVATDEVSIGDYVLFGGEVAAAVVIEAVTRHLPGVMGNAASPADESFTSGLLEYPQFTRPAQVRGRGIPPVLTSGDHGAVDRWRHEQAVELTRARRPDLLA
- the rplS gene encoding 50S ribosomal protein L19, with translation MNKVDLVEKAQLRDDVPDFWPGDTVKVHVRVVEGTRSRIQVFEGVVIARKGSGARETFTVRKISFGVGVERTFPVHSPVLEQIELTRRGKVRRAKLYYLRDRVGKKARIKEKREAR